One Rosa chinensis cultivar Old Blush chromosome 3, RchiOBHm-V2, whole genome shotgun sequence DNA window includes the following coding sequences:
- the LOC112193060 gene encoding zinc finger protein GAI-ASSOCIATED FACTOR 1 codes for MSTITGSGVRSFSSGNTTSAEEVLQQQQQQELLNHFHGSNSLEEITINGNSATEQQQPPPAKKKRNLPGTPDPSAEVIALSPKTLMATNRFVCEICKKGFQRDQNLQLHRRGHNLPWKLKQRSSTEIRKRVYICPEPSCVHHEPSRALGDLTGIKKHFCRKHGEKKWKCDKCSKKYAVQSDWKAHSKTCGTREYKCDCGTVFSRRDSFITHRAFCDAIAEENKTPVQGQGVLMSNNMGQQNLQQGGQLVSGGELMIPASIPMSNTETAATIPSTRSSNTSDHFDHFDTKNPNLTLLPQGVPANMLPSSRCGLNNNSLSSPTSSALFHNHHGHQVLPSSISGHLSATELLQKAAQMGATMSSNNSSGMSMAPSTYGDFPSYVNNQFMQHKDGNSIPVQETSSQFFGASNGNMGMFSGLLFDQSNGVLMKNMEQSVNGRSNNNNNNNTSNGFSLHGKNVSRGGDTMTVDFLGIGRGRGGGGGNRSETFHDHQQRQVLHDEHQRQNKQEDDDQLMGFGWSWS; via the exons ATGTCAACTATCACAGGTAGTGGTGTTAGGAGCTTCTCTTCAGGAAATACTACCAGTGCTGAAGAAGTGCTtcaacaacagcaacaacaagagcTACTAAATCACTTCCATGGCTCCAATTCTCTTGAGGAAATTACAATCAATGGTAATTCTGCAACTGAACAACAGCAACCTCCACCagccaagaagaaaagaaacctACCAGGAACTCCAG ATCCTAGTGCTGAAGTGATAGCCTTGTCACCAAAGACCCTGATGGCAACAAACCGATTCGTGTGCGAAATTTGCAAGAAAGGGTTCCAAAGGGACCAAAACCTCCAATTGCACCGAAGAGGCCACAACTTGCCATGGAAGCTTAAGCAAAGATCAAGCACCGAAATCCGGAAGCGGGTCTACATCTGCCCCGAACCCTCATGCGTCCACCATGAACCCTCCCGGGCACTGGGAGATCTCACGGGGATCAAGAAGCACTTTTGCCGGAAGCACGGTGAAAAAAAGTGGAAATGTGACAAGTGCTCGAAGAAGTATGCAGTGCAATCGGACTGGAAAGCTCATTCTAAGACCTGTGGTACTAGAGAATACAAATGTGACTGTGGAACCGTCTTCTCCAG AAGAGATAGCTTTATCACCCACAGAGCTTTCTGTGATGCCATAGCTGAAGAAAACAAGACACCAGTTCAAGGACAAGGAGTACTAATGTCCAACAACATGGGACAACAGAACTTACAACAAGGCGGCCAACTAGTTTCCGGCGGCGAGCTCATGATCCCGGCCTCAATACCGATGAGTAACACCGAAACAGCTGCCACCATCCCATCAACAAGAAGTAGCAATACATCTGATCACTTTGATCATTTCGACACCAAAAATCCTAATTTAACCCTACTGCCCCAAGGAGTACCAGCAAACATGTTGCCATCATCCAGATGCGGCCTGAACAACAATTCATTGTCATCACCAACAAGTAGTGCACTGTTTCATAATCACCACGGGCACCAAGTACTCCCCAGCTCAATCTCCGGCCACTTGTCCGCCACCGAGTTGCTGCAGAAAGCAGCTCAAATGGGTGCAACAATGAGCAGCAATAATTCTAGTGGTATGAGCATGGCACCCTCAACATATGGTGACTTTCCTAGCTACGTGAATAACCAGTTCATGCAGCACAAAGATGGTAACAGTATTCCGGTACAAGAGACCTCCTCGCAGTTTTTTGGTGCTAGTAATGGGAATATGGGAATGTTCAGTGGGCTATTATTTGATCAGAGCAATGGGGTGTTGATGAAGAACATGGAGCAAAGCGTTAATGGCAggagtaataataataataataacaatactAGTAATGGTTTCAGCTTGCATGGTAAAAATGTGAGTAGAGGAGGAGATACGATGACCGTGGACTTTCTGGGGattggaagaggaagaggaggaggaggaggtaaTAGATCAGAAACTTTTCATGATCATCAACAAAGACAAGTACTACATGATGAGCATCAGCGACAAAACAAGCAGGAAGATGATGATCAATTAATGGGGTTTGGTTGGAGCTGGAGTTGA
- the LOC112192159 gene encoding psbP domain-containing protein 7, chloroplastic, whose translation MPALPHYLYACKYACFNRKCVKQFSGSRRAALQVLSIRAERSPAEQFAPLASRFGRRLLVGLGSASVVALGANFVGITSFLLGLSPESSRNLKLDVLYPIGGYSRCIDTNEGFEFIYPVNWVGDQTLLYRAAEKREFERSLDPPPLNINSKSGDGIGRRRNVSEPVVAFGPPGTSGELNVSVIVSPVSLDFKIEAFGGPKEVGEAVVRTITGAGKRPDVKGTLVKSNLREDSLRNVKYYELEFRVESPLFHRHNIAVCCVRGGRLFTLNAQAPESKWPEVKSDFQTIAESFSLSP comes from the exons ATGCCGGCCTTGCCACACTACTTGTACGCATGCAAATACGCTTGCTTCAACCGGAAATGCGTGAAACAATTCTCCGGCAGCCGGAGAGCCGCTTTGCAAGTGTTATCAATCAGGGCAGAGAGGTCTCCGGCGGAGCAGTTTGCACCGCTGGCATCCAGGTTCGGGCGGCGGCTCCTAGTTGGTTTGGGGTCAGCTTCTGTGGTTGCTCTTGGTGCTAACTTTGTAGGGATTACGAGTTTCCTTCTTGGGTTGTCGCCAGAAAGTAGTAGGAATCTGAAGCTGGATGTGCTATATCCTATAGGAGGGTACAGTAGGTGCATTGACACAAATGAGGGATTTG AGTTCATATACCCAGTAAATTGGGTTGGTGATCAGACATTGTTGTATAGAGCAGCTGAGAAAAGAGAGTTTGAAAGATCACTCGATCCCCCTCCTTTGAACATTAATAGCAAATCCGGTGATGGAATTGGACGGCGTCGAAATGTCAGTGAACCTGTTGTTGCATTTGGACCGCCTGGCACAAGTGGCGAGCTCAATGTTAGTGTCATTGTCTCACCGGTATCTCTTGATTTCAA AATTGAAGCATTTGGAGGACCAAAAGAAGTGGGAGAAGCTGTGGTTCGGACGATTACAGGAGCTGGCAAACGCCCCGATGTGAAGGGAACTTTGGTAAAATCAAATTTGAGAGAGGACAGCTTAAGAAATGTGAAATACTATGAGCTTGAATTCAGAGTTGAGAGTCCTTTGTTTCATCGTCATAACATTGCTGTCTGTTGCGTTCGTGGTGGACGGTTATTCACTCTGAATGCTCAGGCACCGGAATCGAAATGGCCAGAAGTGAAGTCTGATTTCCAAACGATTGCTGAATCATTTAGTCTCAGCCCTTGA
- the LOC112192158 gene encoding lysine-specific demethylase JMJ25 isoform X1 produces MDHLRSTPGNGEDNVGIPDDMRCKRSDGKQWRCTAMSMPDKTVCEKHYIQAKKRAANSAMRANMKKAKRKSLGESDVYLESKSDDFDVPLASIKSEEFSRPSPGKKFTKISRNQFRYSPDPPPMRSVSRHNPPNDERESDEYEEDWSSYKTPPVSALDSSMNRPQSFDANAMTVSESSDGSSESSQEAGGQTCHQCRRKDDTVIWCHRCDRRGYCDSCIRTWYSNTPLEDIQSSCPACCGTCNCKVCLRRDNLVKVRIREIPALDKLQYLHCLLSSVLPVVKQIHQEQCFEVELEKKLRGSDIDLARTKLNADEQMCCNFCRIPIIDYHWHCPNCAYDLCLNCCLDLREASMQVVKGEVSQEIGDENQEKGTVLEQLPKVRLIFSEKFSDWKANSDGSIPCPPKEYGGCGYSTLSLSRIFKMNWVAKLVKNVEEMVSGCRVNDADHLEKTEVNDPRLCQYAHREDSDNFLYCPSSQDIKSDGIANFKRHWLRGEPIIVKRVFDSSSVSSWDPMVIWRGIRETTDEKSKDQNRKVKAIDCYDWSEVDIEVGHFIEGYSEGQIYENGRPKILKLKDWPSPSASEEFLLYQRPEFISKLPLLEYIHSKFGLLNVAAKLPHYSLQNDVGPKIFISYGTHEELDRGNSVTNLHFNMRDMVYLLVHACEVKQKGRQKTKTENMQKPFEESEVKESHEDLEMGTGDSTFPDLSIDQNEENPYEARLDTDKVDSAADHGIETTPVEGNTISCEQSEKEGDDISQKTHPGVFWDVFRRKDVPKLTEYLRIHGEEFGKLKSETNNFVTRPLYDETLFLNENHKRKLKEEFGVEPWSFEQNLGQAVFIPAGCPFQVRNLQSTVQLGLDFLSPESLGDAARLAEEIRCLPNDHEAKQQVLEVGQGKFYVEVGKISLYAASSAIKEIQKLVLDPKFSGELGFEDPNLIAAVSENLEKITKRRQIACT; encoded by the exons ATGGATCACCTACGTTCAACCCCTGGTAATGGCGAGGATAATGTCGGTATTCCTGATGATATGCGATGCAAGAGATCAGATGGGAAACAGTGGAGGTGCACGGCCATGTCTATGCCAGATAAAACAGTATGTGAAAAGCACTATATCCAGGCAAAGAAGAGGGCAGCTAATTCTGCAATGCGTGCTAATATGAAAAAAGCCAAGAGAAAATCGTTAGGGGAAAGTGATGTTTACTTGGAGAGTAAGAGTGATGATTTTGACGTGCCACTGGCAAGTATCAAATCAGAGGAGTTTTCTCGTCCGTCCCCAGGGAAAAAGTTCACCAAGATATCAAGAAACCAGTTTCGTTATTCACCTGATCCACCACCTATGAGGAGCGTGTCTAGGCATAATCCTCCAAATGACGAGAGAGAATCGGACGAGTATGAGGAAGATTGGAGTTCTTATAAGACACCACCTGTTTCTGCCTTGGACTCATCCATGAATAGGCCACAAAGTTTTGATGCTAATGCTATGACAGTTTCG GAATCCTCTGATGGAAGCTCAGAATCCTCTCAAGAGGCTGGTGGTCAAACTTGTCATCAGTGCCGGAGGAAGGACGACACAGTCATCTGGTGCCACAGATGTGATAGACGAGGATACTGTGATAGTTGTATTCGTACATG GTATTCGAACACCCCATTGGAAGATATTCAGAGCTCTTGTCCTGCATGTTGTGGTACCTGTAATTGCAAAGTGTGCCTTCGTAGAGACAATTTAGTAAAG GTAAGGATCAGAGAGATTCCCGCTCTAGACAAGTTGCAATATCTCCATTGTCTGCTGTCTTCTGTGCTCCCTGTGGTTAAGCAAATCCATCAAGAACAGTGCTTTGAAGTAGAACTAGAAAAAAAGCTTCGTG GAAGTGATATAGATCTTGCCCGGACAAAACTGAATGCAGATGAGCAGATGTGCTG CAATTTCTGTAGGATTCCCATCATTGATTATCATTGGCATTGTCCCAATTGTGCTTATGATCTGTGCCTTAACTGCTGTCTCGATCTTCGAGAAGCATCTATGCAAGTTGTCAAAGGAGAAGTGTCACAGGAGATTGGTgatgaaaatcaagaaaagggAACCGTGCTGGAGCAGTTGCCGAAAGTCAGACTAATTTTTTCAGAAAAGTTCTCTGACTGGAAAGCGAACAGTGATGGCAGTATTCCTTGCCCCCCGAAGGAGTATGGTGGCTGTGGTTATTCAACATTGAGTTTAAGTCGTATCTTTAAGATGAACTGGGTTGCAAAGCTTGTCAAGAATGTGGAGGAAATGGTTAGTGGCTGTAGGGTTAATGATGCTGACCATCTAGAGAAAACTGAAGTTAATGATCCAAGACTTTGTCAGTATGCCCATAGAGAGGACAGTGACAATTTCTTGTACTGTCCTTCATCCCAGGATATTAAATCTGATGGGATTGCCAATTTTAAAAGACATTGGCTCAGGGGTGAGCCCATCATTGTAAAGCGGGTATTTGATAGCTCATCAGTTTCAAGCTGGGATCCCATGGTTATATGGAGAGGGATTCGGGAGACAACAgatgaaaaatcaaaagatCAGAACAGAAAGGTGAAGGCTATCGATTGCTATGACTGGTCTGAG GTTGATATTGAGGTTGGTCACTTCATCGAAGGATACTCTGAGGGACAAATTTATGAAAATGGTCggccaaaaattttaaaattaaaagacTGGCCCTCTCCCAGTGCTTCTGAAGAGTTTCTATTGTATCAGAGACCTGAATTTATCAGTAAACTGCCTTTACTTGAGTATATTCACTCCAAGTTTGGTCTTTTAAATGTTGCTGCAAAATTGCCCCATTATTCTTTGCAAAATGATGTGGGACCTAAGATTTTCATATCTTATGGGACCCATGAGGAACTTGATAGAGGCAATTCTGTGACCAatcttcatttcaacatgcgtGACATG GTATATTTGCTGGTGCATGCATGTGAGGTGAAGCAAAAAGGTCGGCAGAAGACAAAAACTGAGAACATGCAAAAACCCTTCGAGGAATCTGAGGTTAAAGAATCTCATGAGGATCTGGAAATGGGTACTGGAGACAGTACGTTCCCTGATCTATCAATTGATCAGAATGAGGAGAATCCATATGAGGCAAGGTTGGATACAGATAAAGTTGATAGTGCAGCTGATCATGGGATTGAAACTACTCCTGTTGAAGGGAATACCATCAGTTGTGAACAGTCAGAGAAAGAGGGTGATGATATCTCTCAAAAGACTCATCCTGGAGTTTTTTGGGATGTTTTCCGTCGAAAGGATGTTCCAAAGCTGACCGAGTATCTAAGAATACATGGGGAAGAATTTGGGAAGCTGAAGAGTGAAACAAACAACTTT GTGACAAGACCTCTTTATGATGAAACACTGTTCCTGAATGAAAAtcacaaaagaaaattgaaggaagaatttG GGGTAGAGCCATGGTCCTTTGAACAGAATTTGGGGCAAGCTGTATTCATCCCTGCTGGATGCCCGTTTCAAGTCAGGAATCTTCAG TCTACGGTTCAGCTGGGTCTTGATTTCTTATCTCCTGAAAGCCTTGGTGACGCTGCAAGACTGGCTGAAGAAATTCGCTGTCTTCCAAATGATCATGAAGCAAAGCAGCAAGTGTTGGAGGTTGGACAAGGGAAATTTTACGTAGAA GTAGGAAAGATATCACTTTATGCAGCAAGTTCAGCTATTAAAGAAATTCAGAAATTGGTACTTGATCCAAA ATTCAGTGGAGAGCTTGGGTTTGAAGATCCAAATTTGATTGCAGCAGTTTCTGAGAATTTGGAGAAAATTACCAAGCGAAGACAGATAGCATGTACTTGA
- the LOC112192158 gene encoding lysine-specific demethylase JMJ25 isoform X2, with the protein MDHLRSTPGNGEDNVGIPDDMRCKRSDGKQWRCTAMSMPDKTVCEKHYIQAKKRAANSAMRANMKKAKRKSLGESDVYLESKSDDFDVPLASIKSEEFSRPSPGKKFTKISRNQFRYSPDPPPMRSVSRHNPPNDERESDEYEEDWSSYKTPPVSALDSSMNRPQSFDANAMTVSESSDGSSESSQEAGGQTCHQCRRKDDTVIWCHRCDRRGYCDSCIRTWYSNTPLEDIQSSCPACCGTCNCKVCLRRDNLVKVRIREIPALDKLQYLHCLLSSVLPVVKQIHQEQCFEVELEKKLRGSDIDLARTKLNADEQMCCNFCRIPIIDYHWHCPNCAYDLCLNCCLDLREASMQVVKGEVSQEIGDENQEKGTVLEQLPKVRLIFSEKFSDWKANSDGSIPCPPKEYGGCGYSTLSLSRIFKMNWVAKLVKNVEEMVSGCRVNDADHLEKTEVNDPRLCQYAHREDSDNFLYCPSSQDIKSDGIANFKRHWLRGEPIIVKRVFDSSSVSSWDPMVIWRGIRETTDEKSKDQNRKVKAIDCYDWSEVDIEVGHFIEGYSEGQIYENGRPKILKLKDWPSPSASEEFLLYQRPEFISKLPLLEYIHSKFGLLNVAAKLPHYSLQNDVGPKIFISYGTHEELDRGNSVTNLHFNMRDMVYLLVHACEVKQKGRQKTKTENMQKPFEESEVKESHEDLEMGTGDSTFPDLSIDQNEENPYEARLDTDKVDSAADHGIETTPVEGNTISCEQSEKEGDDISQKTHPGVFWDVFRRKDVPKLTEYLRIHGEEFGKLKSETNNFVTRPLYDETLFLNENHKRKLKEEFGVEPWSFEQNLGQAVFIPAGCPFQVRNLQSTVQLGLDFLSPESLGDAARLAEEIRCLPNDHEAKQQVLEVGKISLYAASSAIKEIQKLVLDPKFSGELGFEDPNLIAAVSENLEKITKRRQIACT; encoded by the exons ATGGATCACCTACGTTCAACCCCTGGTAATGGCGAGGATAATGTCGGTATTCCTGATGATATGCGATGCAAGAGATCAGATGGGAAACAGTGGAGGTGCACGGCCATGTCTATGCCAGATAAAACAGTATGTGAAAAGCACTATATCCAGGCAAAGAAGAGGGCAGCTAATTCTGCAATGCGTGCTAATATGAAAAAAGCCAAGAGAAAATCGTTAGGGGAAAGTGATGTTTACTTGGAGAGTAAGAGTGATGATTTTGACGTGCCACTGGCAAGTATCAAATCAGAGGAGTTTTCTCGTCCGTCCCCAGGGAAAAAGTTCACCAAGATATCAAGAAACCAGTTTCGTTATTCACCTGATCCACCACCTATGAGGAGCGTGTCTAGGCATAATCCTCCAAATGACGAGAGAGAATCGGACGAGTATGAGGAAGATTGGAGTTCTTATAAGACACCACCTGTTTCTGCCTTGGACTCATCCATGAATAGGCCACAAAGTTTTGATGCTAATGCTATGACAGTTTCG GAATCCTCTGATGGAAGCTCAGAATCCTCTCAAGAGGCTGGTGGTCAAACTTGTCATCAGTGCCGGAGGAAGGACGACACAGTCATCTGGTGCCACAGATGTGATAGACGAGGATACTGTGATAGTTGTATTCGTACATG GTATTCGAACACCCCATTGGAAGATATTCAGAGCTCTTGTCCTGCATGTTGTGGTACCTGTAATTGCAAAGTGTGCCTTCGTAGAGACAATTTAGTAAAG GTAAGGATCAGAGAGATTCCCGCTCTAGACAAGTTGCAATATCTCCATTGTCTGCTGTCTTCTGTGCTCCCTGTGGTTAAGCAAATCCATCAAGAACAGTGCTTTGAAGTAGAACTAGAAAAAAAGCTTCGTG GAAGTGATATAGATCTTGCCCGGACAAAACTGAATGCAGATGAGCAGATGTGCTG CAATTTCTGTAGGATTCCCATCATTGATTATCATTGGCATTGTCCCAATTGTGCTTATGATCTGTGCCTTAACTGCTGTCTCGATCTTCGAGAAGCATCTATGCAAGTTGTCAAAGGAGAAGTGTCACAGGAGATTGGTgatgaaaatcaagaaaagggAACCGTGCTGGAGCAGTTGCCGAAAGTCAGACTAATTTTTTCAGAAAAGTTCTCTGACTGGAAAGCGAACAGTGATGGCAGTATTCCTTGCCCCCCGAAGGAGTATGGTGGCTGTGGTTATTCAACATTGAGTTTAAGTCGTATCTTTAAGATGAACTGGGTTGCAAAGCTTGTCAAGAATGTGGAGGAAATGGTTAGTGGCTGTAGGGTTAATGATGCTGACCATCTAGAGAAAACTGAAGTTAATGATCCAAGACTTTGTCAGTATGCCCATAGAGAGGACAGTGACAATTTCTTGTACTGTCCTTCATCCCAGGATATTAAATCTGATGGGATTGCCAATTTTAAAAGACATTGGCTCAGGGGTGAGCCCATCATTGTAAAGCGGGTATTTGATAGCTCATCAGTTTCAAGCTGGGATCCCATGGTTATATGGAGAGGGATTCGGGAGACAACAgatgaaaaatcaaaagatCAGAACAGAAAGGTGAAGGCTATCGATTGCTATGACTGGTCTGAG GTTGATATTGAGGTTGGTCACTTCATCGAAGGATACTCTGAGGGACAAATTTATGAAAATGGTCggccaaaaattttaaaattaaaagacTGGCCCTCTCCCAGTGCTTCTGAAGAGTTTCTATTGTATCAGAGACCTGAATTTATCAGTAAACTGCCTTTACTTGAGTATATTCACTCCAAGTTTGGTCTTTTAAATGTTGCTGCAAAATTGCCCCATTATTCTTTGCAAAATGATGTGGGACCTAAGATTTTCATATCTTATGGGACCCATGAGGAACTTGATAGAGGCAATTCTGTGACCAatcttcatttcaacatgcgtGACATG GTATATTTGCTGGTGCATGCATGTGAGGTGAAGCAAAAAGGTCGGCAGAAGACAAAAACTGAGAACATGCAAAAACCCTTCGAGGAATCTGAGGTTAAAGAATCTCATGAGGATCTGGAAATGGGTACTGGAGACAGTACGTTCCCTGATCTATCAATTGATCAGAATGAGGAGAATCCATATGAGGCAAGGTTGGATACAGATAAAGTTGATAGTGCAGCTGATCATGGGATTGAAACTACTCCTGTTGAAGGGAATACCATCAGTTGTGAACAGTCAGAGAAAGAGGGTGATGATATCTCTCAAAAGACTCATCCTGGAGTTTTTTGGGATGTTTTCCGTCGAAAGGATGTTCCAAAGCTGACCGAGTATCTAAGAATACATGGGGAAGAATTTGGGAAGCTGAAGAGTGAAACAAACAACTTT GTGACAAGACCTCTTTATGATGAAACACTGTTCCTGAATGAAAAtcacaaaagaaaattgaaggaagaatttG GGGTAGAGCCATGGTCCTTTGAACAGAATTTGGGGCAAGCTGTATTCATCCCTGCTGGATGCCCGTTTCAAGTCAGGAATCTTCAG TCTACGGTTCAGCTGGGTCTTGATTTCTTATCTCCTGAAAGCCTTGGTGACGCTGCAAGACTGGCTGAAGAAATTCGCTGTCTTCCAAATGATCATGAAGCAAAGCAGCAAGTGTTGGAG GTAGGAAAGATATCACTTTATGCAGCAAGTTCAGCTATTAAAGAAATTCAGAAATTGGTACTTGATCCAAA ATTCAGTGGAGAGCTTGGGTTTGAAGATCCAAATTTGATTGCAGCAGTTTCTGAGAATTTGGAGAAAATTACCAAGCGAAGACAGATAGCATGTACTTGA